From a single Streptomyces sp. NBC_01264 genomic region:
- a CDS encoding ABC transporter permease, with amino-acid sequence MTVTTAPPPVPSHRKGRTTGKGRENNRAQSPDLIAELAAAHDLTLSGARPTLPRYIAQLWGRRHFVTAYATARMHAQYSQASLGQVWHLMTPLLNAAVYYFIFGVVMHAQKAVPDYIAFLITGVFVWDFIGSCFNASTRAVQSNLGLVRALHFPRASLPLSTVVQLFQQLLITMGALVILLLIYGQTPDLSWLLAAPTLVLMAAFCAGCAMFMARIGAKSPDISQLMPFILRTWMYGSGVMWSIDAMLKTDHLPSWVSMALKLNPAAVFIDLMRFALIDSYKASQLPPHVWLVALGWALLAGVGGFVFFWKAEEEYGRG; translated from the coding sequence GTGACAGTGACCACCGCGCCACCGCCCGTTCCCTCGCACCGCAAGGGCCGGACCACGGGCAAGGGCAGGGAAAACAACAGGGCCCAGTCCCCGGACCTCATCGCCGAGCTGGCGGCGGCCCACGACCTGACCCTCAGCGGAGCCCGCCCCACCCTCCCCCGCTACATCGCGCAGCTCTGGGGCCGGCGCCACTTCGTGACCGCGTACGCCACCGCCCGGATGCACGCCCAGTACAGCCAGGCGAGCCTCGGCCAGGTCTGGCACCTGATGACCCCGCTGCTCAACGCGGCCGTCTACTACTTCATCTTCGGCGTCGTGATGCACGCCCAGAAGGCCGTACCGGACTACATCGCGTTCCTGATCACGGGCGTCTTCGTCTGGGACTTCATCGGTAGCTGCTTCAACGCCTCCACCCGCGCCGTACAGTCCAACCTCGGCCTGGTCCGCGCCCTGCACTTCCCGCGCGCCTCGCTGCCGCTGTCCACGGTCGTCCAGCTCTTCCAGCAGCTCCTGATCACCATGGGCGCGCTGGTCATCCTGCTGCTCATCTACGGCCAGACCCCCGACCTGAGCTGGCTGCTCGCCGCGCCCACCCTCGTCCTCATGGCCGCCTTCTGCGCCGGCTGCGCCATGTTCATGGCGCGGATCGGCGCGAAGAGCCCCGACATCAGCCAGCTGATGCCGTTCATCCTGCGGACCTGGATGTACGGGTCGGGCGTCATGTGGTCGATCGACGCGATGCTGAAGACGGACCACCTGCCGTCCTGGGTCTCGATGGCCCTCAAGCTCAATCCCGCCGCCGTCTTCATCGACCTGATGCGCTTCGCGCTCATCGACTCGTACAAGGCGAGCCAGCTCCCGCCGCACGTCTGGCTGGTCGCCCTGGGCTGGGCCCTGCTCGCTGGCGTCGGCGGGTTCGTTTTCTTCTGGAAGGCAGAGGAGGAGTACGGCCGTGGCTGA
- a CDS encoding ABC transporter ATP-binding protein: MADTATASARTTTPAPETRTPTVIADDVHVIYKVQGSGGRKGGATAALSRIFSRKPAPGIREVHAVKGVSFTAYKGEAIGLIGTNGSGKSTLLAAIAGLQPVARGRIFSHGQPSLLGVNAALMNDLTGERNVVLGGLAMGMTKQQVRERYQEIVDFSGINEKGDFISLPMRTYSSGMGARLRFSIAAAKDHDVLMIDEALATGDAAFQRRSQARIEELREHAGTVFLVSHGIGTVRETCDRAIWLESGVLRMDGPSEEVCDAYEEFTRKR; this comes from the coding sequence GTGGCTGACACCGCAACCGCATCCGCACGCACCACCACACCCGCACCCGAGACCCGGACCCCGACGGTCATCGCCGACGACGTCCACGTGATCTACAAGGTGCAGGGCTCGGGCGGCCGCAAGGGCGGCGCGACCGCGGCCCTGAGCCGGATCTTCTCCCGCAAGCCCGCCCCCGGCATCCGCGAGGTGCACGCCGTCAAGGGCGTCAGCTTCACCGCGTACAAGGGCGAGGCCATCGGCCTGATCGGCACCAACGGCTCGGGCAAGTCCACCCTGCTGGCCGCCATCGCCGGCCTCCAGCCGGTCGCCCGCGGCCGGATCTTCTCGCACGGCCAGCCGTCTCTGCTCGGCGTGAACGCCGCCCTGATGAACGACCTGACCGGCGAACGCAACGTGGTCCTCGGCGGCCTCGCCATGGGGATGACCAAGCAGCAGGTCCGCGAGCGCTACCAGGAGATCGTCGACTTCTCCGGCATCAACGAGAAGGGCGACTTCATCTCCCTGCCCATGCGCACCTACTCCTCCGGCATGGGCGCCCGGCTGCGCTTCTCCATCGCCGCCGCCAAGGACCACGACGTCCTGATGATCGACGAGGCCCTGGCCACCGGCGACGCCGCCTTCCAGCGCCGCAGCCAGGCCCGCATCGAAGAGCTCCGCGAACACGCCGGCACCGTCTTCCTCGTCAGCCACGGCATCGGCACGGTCCGGGAGACCTGCGACCGCGCGATCTGGCTCGAATCGGGCGTCCTACGCATGGACGGCCCCTCGGAAGAGGTCTGCGACGCGTACGAGGAGTTCACCAGGAAGCGCTGA